From Daphnia pulicaria isolate SC F1-1A chromosome 4, SC_F0-13Bv2, whole genome shotgun sequence, one genomic window encodes:
- the LOC124338352 gene encoding uncharacterized protein LOC124338352 produces MHVLTKQLGVLFRIPSSLLVGSPTIWIPSSINILMCSSSSQRFKNRRTYSCGHPISLMSPSLISISGRILGQCEQAIGVVFLEPVSSRHQLVVSSSQIFYRTLTKTGHRSDLIVRKLCQFDRYTSGAQLAHLQMLLPSNVVSCAP; encoded by the exons ATGCATGTTTTAACAAAGCAGCTCGGCGTTTTGTTTCGCATTCCATCATCATTG TTGGTGGGGTCACCAACCATTTGGATTCCATCATCAATTAATATCCTtatgtgcagcagcagcagccaacgtTTTAAAAATAGGCGAACCTATTCATGCGGACATCCTATTAGTCTTATGTCGCCATCTCTAATCTCAATCAGCGGAAGAATTTTGGGGCAATGCGAACAG GCTATTGGAGTTGTGTTTTTGGAACCGGTTTCGAGTCGACATCAACTCGTTGTCTCTTCCTCGCAGATTTTCTATCGCACCTTAACAAAA ACTGGACACCGTTCCGATCTTATCGTTCGTAAACTCTGCCAATTTGACCGCTACACTTCAGGAGCGCAACTCGCTCACCTTCAAATGTTGTTGCCCTCGAACGTCGTCTCATGCGCTCCATAA